AGCCCAAACCATCAGCTGTTTCATGCCGGCACCCGCCGCGACAGCTCCGGCGACCTGCTCACCGCAGGGGGCCGGGTGCTGGCCGTCGTCGCCCAGGGCGATGACTTCGATGCAGCCTTTGCCGGGGCCTACAACGGCCTTAATCAGCTGGATTACGCCGGAATCACCTACCGTCGAGATATAGGCCATCAGGTGCGCTCGGGAGGATGAGCAGCAGCAGCGGAGCAGCGATCGCTGATTGGGCACTTCCCCCCAATGGCAAACCGCCAGGGGAAGACCAGAACCTCTGGGACCGCATCACCGCCTGGTGGGCGGAATTCACTCTTCAGACCAAGCTGCTGGCGATTGCCACGCTTGTGGTGAGCTTGATGATGACGGGTATCACCTTCTTCGCACTGAACGGGATTCAGCGCGATGCCGTGATGAACGACACCCGCTACGCCAGGGATCTGGGCTTGCTACTAGCCGGCAACGTCACCGAGCTTGTGGCGCAGGGCCAGGACCGTGAGCTGGCCAACGTCGCCGAAAAGTTCTGGCGCTCCAGCCGCAGCGTCCGCTACATCTTTTTCGCCGATCCCGAAGGCGTTGTTTACCTAGGAATACCCATCAGCGCAACCCCCAGCAGTGGCGATGGCGAGCTCCGTCTCAACCGACGGTTGGAACTGCCCGATGAGCTGCGTCGACGCCCCCAGAACCCCCTGGTGCGACAACATCTCACGCCCCAGGGTGCCGTCACCGATGTGTTCGTCCCCCTGATCCGGGGGGGGCATTACTACGGCGTTCTCGGCCTCGGGGTGAACCCGAACGAAACCGCCCTGGCCAGTGCCGCCCTCACCCGGGAGGTGACCGTGGCGGTGTTCATCTCAATATGGGTGTTGGTGATCCTGGGAGCGGTGTTCAATGCCCTCACCATCACCCGACCGGTGAAGGAACTGCTGCGGGGGGTGCGCTCCGTCGCCTCCGGCAACTTCGGTGCCCGGGTTGACCTGCCGGTGGGAGGAGAACTGGGGGAATTGCTCACCGGCTTCAACGCCATGGCCTCCCAGCTCGAGGCCTATGACGAAGCCAACATCGAAGAGCTCACGGCCGCGCAAGTGAAGCAGCAATCGTTGATCGCCACTATGGCCGATGGCGCCATGCTGCTCGATGCCGACGGCCGCATCGTGCTGGCCAATCCAACGGCGCGGCGCCTGTTCCGCTGGGAAGGGCGCAGCCTGGAAAGCAAGGAGCTAGTTGGGGAACTGCCCGAACTGTTGGCGATCGAGCTGCACAGCCCACTCGATGCCCTGCTCGGTGGCGGCTCAGATAGTGAAGACCTTCGCTGCAGCGTGGGGGAACCAGCCCGCACCCTGCGCATTGTTCTGCAGGCTGTGCGTGATGCCAGTGGTGAAACCCTCAAAGGCATCGCCGTCACCATCCAGGACCTCACTCGCGAGGTGGAGCTGAATGCAGCCCAGAGCCGTTTCATCAGCAATGTCTCCCATGAACTGCGCACACCGCTGTTCAACATCAAGAGCTATGTAGAAACCCTGCACGACCTCGGCGACCAGCTCAGCCCCGATGAGCAGAAAGAGTTTCTTGGGGTTGCCAACGATGAAACCGATCGGCTCACCCGGCTGGTGAACGATGTGCTGGATCTTTCCAGGCTGGAGTCGGGTCGAACCCTGCAGTTCGAACCGATCAGCATGCGACCAGCGATGGAGCAGACCCTGCGCACTTACCGGCTGAATGCGGAGGATCGCCAGGTGGAACTGGTTCTCGATGCTCCCGAGGATCTGCCTGAAGTGTTGGGCAACTGGGACCTTCTGCTCCAGGTGCTCGACAACCTGATTGGCAATGCCCTCAAGTTCAGCCGACCCGGTGGCCCCCTGGCGCTGCGGGCCTATCCCTGGCCCGACACCTGTTCAGTAGAGGGGACAGCGATCACTGGAAATGACGGACCCACCTGCGCCCTGACCTCACCGCTGCCCAAGCTGAGGGTGGAGATCGCAGACACGGGCTGCGGCATCAGTAGCTCCGATCAGGAACGAATCTTCGATCGTTTCTTCCGAGTGGAAAATGCCGTTCACACGGAAGTGGGCACCGGACTGGGTCTCTCGATCGTGAGGGGCATCCTCGAGAAGCACGGTGCTCTAGTGCAAATGGTGAGCGAGCCTGAGATCGGCACCACCTTCTGGTTTGAGCTTCCGCTAGCAGAAGCCGACAAGGATGAGCTGCAACTGCAGGCGGAACGACGAAGCCGCAATGCCATCGCCGAGACCGTCGAGCTCTAGGTCAGTCCTCGGTCGACACACCACGGGCAATTCGCGACAACTCGCTGCGCTCATCGGTGGTCACCCGATGGGGCACACCGGAAATGATCCGCTCAAAGTTGGAGAAGGAATCCTTGATCTGCGGACCATTGCCCGTGATCACAAATTCGCGGATGCCCTTGTCATGCCATGAGCCACGCATTTTGAACACGTTCAAGGCCCGGGCCATCTCCCCGCGGATCTCCACGTACTGCAGCAGCAGGATCGTGTCGGTGATGGTGGAGATATGAGAGTCGGTGATCGAGTGGCTGCCCATGAACTCCTCGGAGGTGTTCGTGAAGAAACCAGCGATCTCCTCCTGCTTGGCGTAACCGGTCACCCCGATCACGAACTGACGGAAGGCGTTGTGGCTCACACCACGAGCCAGGGCAGAGAGGGAGTCGATCGCCATCCGCGATGGCTTGAATTGGCTGATCTCCGTCTTGATGATCTGCAGGTGATCTTCAAGGCCCGTTGATTCGGGGTAAGCGCAGATGATCTTGAGCAGACCGTCCTGCTCCATCTGCTCGAAGTCGATGCCCCAGCTGGTGCCGTTGCGCAGCAGCTGGGCGCGCGATTCCTCATAGGCAAACAGGATCGCTCGTTCCTTGTTGCGGCAGGCGTCTTCGATGAATTTGGAGACGAGCATCGTCTTGCCCGTTCCTGTGGCTCCGGTGGCGAGGATGATCGAATCCTTGAAGAAACCACCGCCACACATGTCGTCCAGACGGGGCACACCAGAGCTGACCCGCACGTTGGACGACCGCTGGGTGAGGCGCATGGCCCCCAGCGGGAAGATGCTGATGCCGTGTGTCCCCATGGTGAAAGGGAACTCGCCCTTCATGTGGGTGGTGCCCCGCAGCTTGAGAATTTCAACAGTGCGTCGACGCCGCTCTCCCTCGAGCACGTTGCGAAGGATCACCACGTTGTCGGAAACAAATTCTTCAACGCCGTAACGGGCAATCGGGCCGTACTCGTCGATGCGCTCGGTGGTCATCACTGTGGTGACGCCAATTTCCTTAAGCCGGGCGATCAAGCGAAAAATTTCACGACGCACCACAAAGACTGCGTCGTATTGCTGGAACACCGCAGTAATCGAATCAATGGCGACGCGCTTGGCCTTGTACTTGCGGATGGCATAATTTATTCGTTCGATCAGACCCGATAAATCAAAGCTGCCAGCCACGTCCTGGCCGTCGGGGTCTGGCGAGGCATCAAGAATGAATAGCTTGTCCTGCTCGACCATCTCCTGCAGGTTCCAACCGAAACTGGCGGCATTGCGCAGGATGTCTAGGGGCGATTCCTCGAAGGTGACGAAGATCCCTGGTTCGTCGAAATCTTTGATGCCGTTGTGAAGGAAGTGGAGAGAGAACACTGTCTTTCCGGTGCCGGACGTGCCGCTGATCAGCGTGCTGCGACCGATCGGTAGGCCGCCCTGGCACACATCATCAAAGCCCTCGATCCCCGTCGGGAGCTTTTGAACCTGCATCTGAGGCTGACCGCTGGTCGGAGGGAACTGCATGACAACCACCTATGACTTGACCGTAGTGAGCGGGAGTTGAACCGTGCTGGAGCGCACCATGTCGCTTAAGGATCCGAAGTGATAGTCGTGTCGGTCTCCTCATCGACAGCGTCGATCAAACTCGAGTTGAGAGCCGTGTCGGAAAGCTCGTCGTAGAGAAGATCGAGACCGATCAAAACCCGTTCCCGATCCGAGAGATCACCAATGATGCGGCGCACCGGCGGGGGAAGAATCTTGGACAACGTTGGCGTTGCCAGAATTTTGTCCTCCTCCGCCAGTTGCGGATTTTTCAACACATCAATCACTTTCAAGGCATAGACGCCCCGGAATTCGGTTTCAAGGATGTTGCGCAAGGTTTTCAGCGCCCGCATCGAGTTGGGCGTGTTGCCCGCCACGTAGAGCTTGAGTATGTAGGTCTTGCGTGGGCTCATGACGACTCCTCCGAGGCATCGAGCTGATCCATCGAGCGACGTACACGGCTGGAGGCCGTGCCCGATAGAGGAAGGTCCGGCGGAATGGAACGCCGGTACATCTCACACAGATGGGCCATCACGTCGAGAAGCGCAAGGCGGTAATCCTGAAGAAAGTCATGTTTGTGACCCTCCAAACTCAGTTGTTTCCAGAATTCATCGATCAGATCCACGTGGATCTCAACGGTGCGGGTAATCGGCAGATCACTGAAAAAAGCGGTGTTCACAAAGCTTTCCAAGGCCTGATTGGCCGCGGCCGGATCGCTGAAATAACTCGCCAGCAGGTTCCGATAGGTGCGTTGGAGTGACAGCAGCAGATCCCGTCGTTCCTCGGGGGGCAAGCTGCCCAGGAAGCGGGATGGATCTCGCTTATAGAAGACCCCGAGGTAACCAAGTCGCTCCTGCAGGCGATCGGAGAGGTTGCTGACGGCACGGGGGGAAGAGCTGCTGTCGTCCTGCCGTCCATCGACCCGACTCTGGCGCAGAAAACGCGAAATGGCAGCGTCAACGTTGTATCCCAGCTGGGCCAGCTGGTCCTCGGGCAGATGCAACTCCTCGGGGTGGTAATCCACCTGCCCCTTCAGATCCCCAACGATTACGGCGGGGAAGAGCAGACCCGCCGCCAGTAATTGTTCCTTGGCCTCAGCATCGAGCAGGCTCTGCTCGAGCACCACAGCGTCAAAATCATCCTTCCTGGGGCCGAGAACAGCCGCCAGGGTCTCTTCAGGATCAACAGTCAGAACAACAGACTCATAACGATTGGCCGGCAGCCATGGGCGGCAGGCCTCCACCAAAGCTGGGCTAGCAAGCATGAGAGCAACAGTGAGGGCCGGCCTGGCCATCCGTACATCCGCAACGTCGAAGCATCTGAATCTTGACGATGGGGCGCGTCAGAGACGAAGATCTTTGTTTGTCTTTCGATTGCGGGTCAGGCCTGAATCGGTTCGCCGAGCCTGAACGCGTCTTTTCACCTTATGGCCGACACCAAACCAGCCGAGGAACAGAGCGGGACCTACGCCATCGTTGAGGCGTCGGGCACCCAGATCTGGCTGCAGCCCAACCGCTACTACGACATCGATCGGCTTCAGGCCGAGGTGGACGACACCATCAAGCTTGAAAACGTGCTCCTGGTAAAGGACGGCAAGGGCACCACCCTCGGCCAGCCTTACGTCAAAGATGCCACCGTGTCACTCAAGGTGATGGCCCATCGCCGCGGTCCCAAGGTGATCGTTTACAAGATGCGCGCAAAAAAGAAAACCCGCCGCAAGAATGGTCACCGGCAGGAACTCACCCGGGTGATGGTTGAGTCCATCTCCGTGGGCGGCAAGGCCATCAGCTGACCTCCCCCCTCGCTCCATCAACCGCCCCACCAGCATCTCTTCTCATGGCACATAAAAAAGGCACAGGCTCAACCCGTAACGGCCGCGACTCGAACGCCAAACGCCTGGGCGTGAAGGCCTACGGCGGCGAAACCGTCACCGCCGGATCCATCCTTATCCGCCAGCGCGGCACCTCCGTTCTGCCCGGCGTCAATGTCGGCAAAGGCAAGGACGACACCCTGTTTGCTCTGACCGATGGGATCGTGAAGTTTGAATCGATCCGCCGCGGCCTACGCAACCGCAAGCGCATCAACATCACTGCAGCGGTCTGAGTTTTTCAAACCAGCATCAATCCAAAGCCTCAATGCCTGTTGGCATTGAGGCTTTTTTAATGCCCCCTTTTGTCGCCCCGCCTCAGGAACACCGGTACAGACGGGCGGTGATCAACAGAGGGTGAAACACCTCCAGGAACTGGACCTGCAGGGTGCGGAAGAACTCATCCACCAAGGCCGGATCATCGAAATGGAAGGGATACTCCCCCTGATGCCCTTTGAAGAAGTACCAGTTCAGGAGGGCGATGGACCCGGGCGCCATGCGCTGGTGAAACTCCAATAACTGCGCCGAGGGATCCGGCAGGTGTTCAAGTACATCGAGGCAGACCACCGAATCGAAACGCACATCGCCCAGGCTGCTCAGATCACGATGCACCGAAAGCTTGTCCGCCAGACCCAGGCTTTCTGCCCGTTGCCGCACAAAGGCCTGGTTGTGGGGATTGAGATCAACAA
This window of the Synechococcus sp. MU1643 genome carries:
- the rpmA gene encoding 50S ribosomal protein L27, with the protein product MAHKKGTGSTRNGRDSNAKRLGVKAYGGETVTAGSILIRQRGTSVLPGVNVGKGKDDTLFALTDGIVKFESIRRGLRNRKRINITAAV
- a CDS encoding circadian clock protein KaiA, giving the protein MARPALTVALMLASPALVEACRPWLPANRYESVVLTVDPEETLAAVLGPRKDDFDAVVLEQSLLDAEAKEQLLAAGLLFPAVIVGDLKGQVDYHPEELHLPEDQLAQLGYNVDAAISRFLRQSRVDGRQDDSSSSPRAVSNLSDRLQERLGYLGVFYKRDPSRFLGSLPPEERRDLLLSLQRTYRNLLASYFSDPAAANQALESFVNTAFFSDLPITRTVEIHVDLIDEFWKQLSLEGHKHDFLQDYRLALLDVMAHLCEMYRRSIPPDLPLSGTASSRVRRSMDQLDASEESS
- a CDS encoding ATP-binding protein codes for the protein MSSSSGAAIADWALPPNGKPPGEDQNLWDRITAWWAEFTLQTKLLAIATLVVSLMMTGITFFALNGIQRDAVMNDTRYARDLGLLLAGNVTELVAQGQDRELANVAEKFWRSSRSVRYIFFADPEGVVYLGIPISATPSSGDGELRLNRRLELPDELRRRPQNPLVRQHLTPQGAVTDVFVPLIRGGHYYGVLGLGVNPNETALASAALTREVTVAVFISIWVLVILGAVFNALTITRPVKELLRGVRSVASGNFGARVDLPVGGELGELLTGFNAMASQLEAYDEANIEELTAAQVKQQSLIATMADGAMLLDADGRIVLANPTARRLFRWEGRSLESKELVGELPELLAIELHSPLDALLGGGSDSEDLRCSVGEPARTLRIVLQAVRDASGETLKGIAVTIQDLTREVELNAAQSRFISNVSHELRTPLFNIKSYVETLHDLGDQLSPDEQKEFLGVANDETDRLTRLVNDVLDLSRLESGRTLQFEPISMRPAMEQTLRTYRLNAEDRQVELVLDAPEDLPEVLGNWDLLLQVLDNLIGNALKFSRPGGPLALRAYPWPDTCSVEGTAITGNDGPTCALTSPLPKLRVEIADTGCGISSSDQERIFDRFFRVENAVHTEVGTGLGLSIVRGILEKHGALVQMVSEPEIGTTFWFELPLAEADKDELQLQAERRSRNAIAETVEL
- the kaiB gene encoding circadian clock protein KaiB, encoding MSPRKTYILKLYVAGNTPNSMRALKTLRNILETEFRGVYALKVIDVLKNPQLAEEDKILATPTLSKILPPPVRRIIGDLSDRERVLIGLDLLYDELSDTALNSSLIDAVDEETDTTITSDP
- the kaiC gene encoding circadian clock protein KaiC — translated: MQFPPTSGQPQMQVQKLPTGIEGFDDVCQGGLPIGRSTLISGTSGTGKTVFSLHFLHNGIKDFDEPGIFVTFEESPLDILRNAASFGWNLQEMVEQDKLFILDASPDPDGQDVAGSFDLSGLIERINYAIRKYKAKRVAIDSITAVFQQYDAVFVVRREIFRLIARLKEIGVTTVMTTERIDEYGPIARYGVEEFVSDNVVILRNVLEGERRRRTVEILKLRGTTHMKGEFPFTMGTHGISIFPLGAMRLTQRSSNVRVSSGVPRLDDMCGGGFFKDSIILATGATGTGKTMLVSKFIEDACRNKERAILFAYEESRAQLLRNGTSWGIDFEQMEQDGLLKIICAYPESTGLEDHLQIIKTEISQFKPSRMAIDSLSALARGVSHNAFRQFVIGVTGYAKQEEIAGFFTNTSEEFMGSHSITDSHISTITDTILLLQYVEIRGEMARALNVFKMRGSWHDKGIREFVITGNGPQIKDSFSNFERIISGVPHRVTTDERSELSRIARGVSTED
- the rplU gene encoding 50S ribosomal protein L21; its protein translation is MADTKPAEEQSGTYAIVEASGTQIWLQPNRYYDIDRLQAEVDDTIKLENVLLVKDGKGTTLGQPYVKDATVSLKVMAHRRGPKVIVYKMRAKKKTRRKNGHRQELTRVMVESISVGGKAIS